From the Psychrobacter sp. P11F6 genome, the window ATTTATTTAAAGCGATTGGTTTTACCTACTTTGGTCCGTTTGATGGACACAATATCCCTGAGCTACTGCGGGTATTGTCACTTGCCAAGCAGATAAAAGGGCCTGTTTTAGTCCATATTTATACCACCAAAGGCAAAGGTTTTGCCCCAGCTGAGTTAGATCCCGTCGGCTATCATGCTATCAGCAAGCTCCCTGTCGAAATCAAGACTGATGCTCAGGCTGTCGCCACAGAAAAATCACTGCCCAACACCAAACCTGCGTTAAAATACTCGCAAGTATTTGGGCAATTCTTATGTGATAAGGCTGCTGAAGACGATAAACTGCTTGCTGTCACACCTGCTATGGAAGAAGGCTCGGGGATGATTGATTTTGCCCGTCAATTTCCGGAGCGGTTTTTTGATGTAGCCATCGCTGAGCAACATGCAGTCACACTGGCTGCTGGTATGGCAACCCAAGGCGTCAAACCGATTGTGGCGATTTATTCGACGTTTTTGCAACGTGGCTATGATCAGCTGATTCATGATGTGGCTTTGCAAAACCTTGATGTGATGTTTGCTATTGATCGTGCTGGCCTAGTCGGTGAAGATGGTGCAACGCATGCCGGCGTATTCGATTTTGCCTTTTTACGCTGCGTGCCCAATATGCTGATCGCCGCGCCAAAAGATGAAAACGAATGCTACCATTTGCTCAATACGTGCTATGAATATCAAGGCTGCACGGCAGTACGCTATCCGCGTGGTGTCGGTACTGGCGCAGTTATCGCATCGCCAGCACAGACTTATAACGTTGGCGAGGCAGTGATAGAGTCGGTATTAGGTAGTGAGGATGCGCCTAAAAAGCTGGCGCTACTCGTATTTGGTACCATGGTTGCGACGGCTCAGCAAGCGGCAGAAAGCTTAATTGACAATGATATAGAATCAGATTGTCAGGTACATGTCATTAATATGCGCTGGGTAAAACCTTTAGACACGGCATTATTAGAAAAGTTGTTAGAGCAAGGTATTACACACATTGCGACTTTGGAAGAGCACATGATTATGGGCGGCGCGGGCAGTGCAGTAAATGAGTATTTGCTTAACGAATCACCAGCCTTTAAAGATAACCGTCCTGCCGTTATTAATATCGGCATTCCAGATCGCTTTGTCGCCCATGGCTCACAAGCAGAGCAAATGGCTGATTGTGGTTTAGATGTTAATGGTGTGGTAAGGCAGCTTGAACAGTTGCTGTTGTAAGTTTAAGTTATACCTTTGAACGTTTTTAAAGTTTTTATCTGTCATTTGGACAGAGTATTGGTTAAATAGATAAAAGCTCGATCGATAGCGCGAACGCCTACTTAGTCGTAGGTGCTGACTTTTTTACAACTTACGCAGTTTGTGATGACCACCAAAATTTGGGTTGGTTTGGCGAACGTCATGGTTTTTTTCGTTTTTTATCGAACAATTTTAGTATAATGCGATCATCGCTTTCAAATGGCGCATTTTTTTAATTGTATAAATACAGTGTGATGCAGCGGCTGATTGGCATGTTGTGGGCACAGAGTTCGTCTTATTTTTGACATTCATTCATCAAGCAAATAGGTTATTTATGGAACCCATGGTCGTCATCGCAGCACGTACTGCTGAAAAAGTTGGTAAAGAGATTTTATATGCGCATCAAAACCGCCATAAAATTGAATTGGATATTGAGTCAAAAGGGCTTGATGGATTGGTTACGCGTATTGATCGCTTTAGCGAAGAGCTGACGATTGAAACCCTAAAAGCCAGCTATCCAAATCACTCGTACTTGGGTGAAGAGTTTGGTATGCAAGAAGGTCGCGGTGAAGATGCAGACTGGTGCTGGATTATTGATCCGCTAGATGGTACCAAAAACTTCGTCCATGGTGTGCCGCAGTTTTGTGTGTCTATCGCCGTGCAGCATAAAGGCGTGACCCAACATGGTGTTATCTATGACCCTGTCCGTGATGAGATGTTCTCTGCTAGCCGTGGTAAAGGCGCGCGCTTGAACAATCGCCGCATGCAAGTGAGCGAGCGCAAAACCATTGATGGCGGTCTATTTACCACTGGTCATCCGCTTGAGCGTAAACGCAATGGCGAAATCATCTCTTATGCCAAGCAGCATTTTGAGAGCTTGCAAAAGATCTCTGAAGCAGGCGGTCAAGTTCGTCGTTTAGGCTCAGCTGCGCTTGATTTATGTTATGTCGCTGCTGGTCGTTTTGACGGTTATTTTGAGATGTCAATTAAGCCTTGGGATA encodes:
- a CDS encoding inositol monophosphatase family protein → MEPMVVIAARTAEKVGKEILYAHQNRHKIELDIESKGLDGLVTRIDRFSEELTIETLKASYPNHSYLGEEFGMQEGRGEDADWCWIIDPLDGTKNFVHGVPQFCVSIAVQHKGVTQHGVIYDPVRDEMFSASRGKGARLNNRRMQVSERKTIDGGLFTTGHPLERKRNGEIISYAKQHFESLQKISEAGGQVRRLGSAALDLCYVAAGRFDGYFEMSIKPWDIAAGELIVTEARGVVVDHTGAHNSMTSGSIFACNIKLLKPLMQVVVPTWGDAF
- the dxs gene encoding 1-deoxy-D-xylulose-5-phosphate synthase, which encodes MQQSPHSPQSQSVSMPAVDSAAQLSNLQQTYTVIPRVRPDTPLLDSIAAPADLNALTTAQLITLADELRLFLLYSAGQSGGHFGANLGVVELTIALHYLLDTPQDQIVWDVGHQAYAHKVLTGRRDQLATIRSKDGLTAFPERAESVYDTFGVGHSSTSISAGLGMSLALRYQGRAQTVACIIGDGAMTGGMAFEAMNDAVQQDADLLVILNDNDMSISCSIGGFSRHLAMLWESGYQVDISDAGEPVLCQRPDMQGFDRRKRHKEMRDVPQLEDNLFKAIGFTYFGPFDGHNIPELLRVLSLAKQIKGPVLVHIYTTKGKGFAPAELDPVGYHAISKLPVEIKTDAQAVATEKSLPNTKPALKYSQVFGQFLCDKAAEDDKLLAVTPAMEEGSGMIDFARQFPERFFDVAIAEQHAVTLAAGMATQGVKPIVAIYSTFLQRGYDQLIHDVALQNLDVMFAIDRAGLVGEDGATHAGVFDFAFLRCVPNMLIAAPKDENECYHLLNTCYEYQGCTAVRYPRGVGTGAVIASPAQTYNVGEAVIESVLGSEDAPKKLALLVFGTMVATAQQAAESLIDNDIESDCQVHVINMRWVKPLDTALLEKLLEQGITHIATLEEHMIMGGAGSAVNEYLLNESPAFKDNRPAVINIGIPDRFVAHGSQAEQMADCGLDVNGVVRQLEQLLL